From a single Stackebrandtia endophytica genomic region:
- a CDS encoding homoserine dehydrogenase, whose translation MKLALLGCGTVGSEVVRLLHDQADDLTARVGEPLEIAGIAVRRPDRDRSDLPVSSEVFTADADALVSRDDVDIVIEVVGGIEPARSWITAALRAGKSVITANKALLAEDGAALHAAAAAGGADLYYEAAVAGAIPLLRPLRESLHGDRISLVMGIVNGTTNYILSRMTDTGSGFAESLQEASDLGYAEADPTADVEGFDAAAKAAILASLAFHTRVTVADVYREGITEVTASDVASAAKMGCVVKLLCIASRDDNGISVRVHPAMIPGEHPLAGVGGAYNAVFVQAEAAGQLMFYGAGAGGTPTASAVLGDLVAVARNRRGGASALTDSAYADLPVQRMGDVVTRYHVSLDVDDEPGVLAEVASVFAAHRVSMRTVRQSGRGDEAVLVAVTHTATDAQLSATVDDLVKLPAVRRVASVMRVEGES comes from the coding sequence ATGAAACTGGCTCTGCTCGGATGCGGGACCGTCGGGTCCGAAGTGGTGCGACTGCTGCACGACCAGGCCGACGACCTGACCGCCCGGGTGGGCGAGCCGCTGGAGATCGCCGGGATCGCGGTGCGTCGCCCCGATCGCGATCGCAGTGACCTGCCCGTCTCGTCGGAGGTGTTCACGGCCGACGCCGACGCCCTGGTGTCGCGGGACGACGTCGACATCGTCATCGAGGTCGTCGGTGGGATCGAACCCGCCCGTTCCTGGATAACCGCCGCGTTGCGCGCGGGAAAGAGCGTCATCACCGCCAACAAGGCGTTGCTGGCGGAGGACGGTGCCGCTCTTCACGCGGCCGCGGCCGCCGGTGGAGCCGACCTGTACTACGAGGCCGCCGTCGCCGGTGCGATCCCGCTGCTTCGGCCGTTGCGCGAGTCGTTGCACGGTGACCGGATCTCGCTGGTCATGGGCATCGTCAACGGCACCACCAACTACATCCTGTCCCGCATGACCGACACCGGTTCCGGGTTCGCCGAGTCGTTGCAGGAGGCCAGCGACCTCGGCTACGCCGAAGCCGACCCGACCGCCGACGTCGAGGGCTTCGACGCCGCCGCGAAGGCGGCGATCCTGGCGTCGCTGGCGTTCCACACCCGAGTCACTGTCGCCGACGTCTACCGGGAGGGCATCACCGAGGTCACCGCCTCCGACGTCGCCTCGGCGGCCAAGATGGGCTGTGTCGTGAAGCTGCTGTGCATCGCCTCCCGAGACGACAACGGGATCAGCGTGCGAGTACACCCCGCGATGATCCCCGGCGAACACCCGTTGGCCGGGGTCGGCGGAGCGTACAACGCGGTGTTCGTGCAGGCGGAGGCCGCCGGACAGCTCATGTTCTACGGCGCCGGCGCCGGTGGGACACCCACCGCCTCAGCGGTTCTGGGGGACCTGGTCGCGGTCGCGCGCAACCGGCGCGGCGGAGCCAGCGCTCTCACCGATTCGGCTTACGCTGATCTTCCGGTGCAGCGTATGGGTGACGTGGTGACCCGCTATCACGTCAGCCTCGACGTCGATGACGAGCCGGGTGTTCTCGCGGAGGTGGCGTCGGTGTTCGCCGCGCACCGGGTGAGCATGCGGACGGTACGGCAGTCGGGGCGAGGGGACGAGGCGGTGCTGGTCGCGGTGACACACACCGCCACCGACGCACAGCTTTCAGCCACAGTGGATGATCTGGTGAAACTTCCCGCAGTGCGGCGGGTCGCCAGCGTGATGCGAGTGGAGGGGGAGTCATGA
- the lysA gene encoding diaminopimelate decarboxylase, whose translation MRSHEAGVLHGDYGHSPSWLRPPTDVNDLLPQLWAQTVQRGDDGRLTIGGVSVEQLAQEYGTPAYLLDEADFKHRLAEFRDAFAAVFDTGAVYYAGKAFLCKAVARWVAEAGVNLDICTEGELAVALAADFPADRLTFHGNNKSPGELLAALEAGVGRIVLDSYDEIDRLTDLARRLDVSPAVLLRVKAGVEAHTHEYIATAHEDQKFGLSLTAAAEAAGRIVADGVLRLNGLHSHIGSQIFDTGAFEVAARRVIGLHHSIQNDYDVELPQLCLGGGFGMAYTTQDDPRSPSELADALRKIIDHECAALGIEMPAISVEPGRAICGPSTFTLYRVGTVKPVDLDGGRIRSYVSVDGGMSDNLRTALYDASYSATLASRLSEAPPVLARVVGKHCESGDIVVKDEFLPSDVTAGDLIAVPGTGAYCRSMASNYNHVPRPPVIAVADGAARVIVRRETVADLLRLDVG comes from the coding sequence ATGCGTTCCCACGAAGCCGGTGTCCTGCACGGAGACTACGGCCACAGTCCATCATGGCTGCGGCCTCCCACCGACGTCAACGATCTGCTGCCGCAGCTGTGGGCGCAGACCGTCCAACGTGGTGATGACGGTCGGCTCACCATCGGTGGAGTGTCGGTCGAACAGCTGGCGCAGGAGTACGGCACTCCCGCGTACCTTCTGGACGAAGCCGATTTCAAGCACCGATTGGCCGAGTTCCGCGACGCGTTCGCCGCAGTGTTCGACACCGGTGCGGTCTACTACGCGGGCAAGGCTTTCCTGTGTAAGGCCGTCGCGCGGTGGGTGGCCGAGGCCGGGGTCAACCTGGACATCTGCACCGAGGGCGAGTTGGCGGTCGCGTTGGCGGCGGATTTCCCCGCCGACCGGCTGACCTTCCACGGCAACAACAAGTCGCCCGGTGAACTGCTGGCCGCGCTGGAGGCCGGCGTCGGTCGGATCGTGCTCGACTCCTACGACGAGATCGACCGACTGACCGACCTGGCTCGACGTCTCGACGTCTCTCCCGCCGTCCTGCTGCGGGTCAAGGCGGGTGTGGAGGCGCACACCCACGAGTACATCGCCACCGCGCACGAGGATCAGAAGTTCGGTCTGTCGCTGACGGCGGCGGCGGAGGCGGCGGGACGTATCGTCGCCGACGGCGTATTGCGGTTGAACGGCCTGCACTCCCACATCGGTTCGCAGATCTTCGACACCGGAGCCTTCGAGGTCGCCGCGCGTCGGGTCATCGGACTGCACCACAGCATCCAGAACGATTACGACGTCGAGCTGCCACAACTGTGTCTGGGCGGCGGATTCGGCATGGCTTACACCACACAGGACGATCCGCGATCGCCCAGTGAGCTGGCCGACGCCCTGCGCAAGATCATCGACCACGAATGCGCCGCCCTGGGCATCGAGATGCCCGCCATCTCGGTCGAACCCGGACGTGCCATCTGCGGCCCCTCCACCTTCACGCTGTACCGGGTCGGTACTGTCAAACCGGTGGATCTGGACGGCGGCCGGATCCGCTCCTACGTCAGCGTCGACGGGGGAATGAGCGACAACCTGCGCACCGCGCTGTACGACGCGTCCTACTCGGCGACCCTGGCGTCGCGCCTGTCGGAGGCGCCCCCGGTGTTGGCGCGGGTCGTCGGCAAACACTGCGAATCCGGTGACATCGTGGTCAAGGACGAGTTCCTGCCCTCCGATGTCACCGCGGGTGACCTGATCGCGGTACCCGGTACCGGCGCGTACTGCCGAAGCATGGCCAGTAACTACAACCACGTGCCCCGGCCGCCGGTGATCGCGGTCGCCGACGGAGCCGCCCGAGTCATCGTCCGACGCGAGACCGTGGCGGACCTGCTGCGACTGGATGTGGGATAG
- a CDS encoding ABC transporter ATP-binding protein, translated as MTEEVLNGRGLVKNFSSTTALAGVDFSVNRGETVAIMGPSGSGKSTLLHCLAGIMRPDSGEVSLMGQRIDSLSESQRSRLRRTRFGFLFQFGQLLPELSAEENVALPMLLDGTDKSGALQAARAWFGSLGLTGLEKRRPGELSGGQAQRVALARALVTGPIVLFADEPTGALDQASGAETMQTLIKATKGQGSSLILVTHDADIAAYCDRVVEVRDGKLTSLTAASAPATAQPGAW; from the coding sequence GTGACCGAGGAAGTGTTGAACGGCCGTGGGCTCGTGAAGAACTTCAGCTCCACGACGGCGCTGGCCGGGGTCGATTTCAGCGTCAACCGTGGCGAGACCGTCGCCATCATGGGCCCGAGTGGGTCGGGCAAGTCAACGCTGTTGCATTGTCTGGCCGGGATCATGCGCCCCGACTCCGGTGAGGTGAGTCTGATGGGTCAGCGCATCGACAGCCTGTCGGAGTCGCAACGCAGTAGGTTGCGGCGCACCAGATTCGGTTTCCTGTTCCAGTTCGGACAGTTGCTGCCGGAACTGTCCGCCGAGGAGAACGTGGCCCTGCCGATGTTGTTGGACGGCACGGACAAGTCCGGAGCGTTGCAGGCCGCGCGAGCCTGGTTCGGCTCACTGGGACTGACCGGGTTGGAGAAGCGACGCCCCGGGGAACTGTCGGGTGGCCAGGCTCAACGGGTCGCGCTGGCCAGGGCCCTGGTGACCGGACCCATCGTCCTGTTCGCCGACGAACCCACCGGCGCGTTGGATCAGGCCAGCGGCGCCGAGACGATGCAGACCCTGATCAAAGCCACCAAGGGACAGGGCTCCAGCCTGATCCTCGTCACACACGACGCCGACATCGCCGCCTACTGCGACCGGGTCGTGGAGGTTCGCGACGGCAAACTCACCAGCCTCACGGCCGCTTCGGCACCCGCCACCGCGCAACCGGGAGCGTGGTGA
- a CDS encoding FtsX-like permease family protein, protein MGKLAWMLLRGGGKRGLLGSALTFAAVAVTTALIMFAIAGNFAFDERGQRSSWRDPVEAVETATAIQATKVDAVADSSIVTVYLAATGDGAPPIPPGMSAFPKPGEVWVSEPLRQLIEELPADQLSDRYGTISGVLGEEAAIHSAELVAVIGVAPDSPALTGSPMNGYSATGISDFEGQGASQKYLQYQVYMLIATVLMVVPLLVFGGAAARLTVARRDQRLAALRLIGATPGQVVRLTVAEAMLTAAAGAVVGVAGYAAALPLVRYIEIDGATWYPSDLWPAWWAVAATVAAIPLLVGLSAVVGLRRVVISPLGVARRHTPPGLRAVRLGVLAALIVAFLVMSQRFIGMGAFGLALLVSMLGATLWAINLVGPWVVGLLGKIVAGLSRRGSTLLAGRRLSDDPRSVWRTISGIALTGFVAGFVGVLLPAEVGETPAEVTMSIELSSDEAEATSAYVAETLAPAEVSELEGDGVTTLMFTTANDPAELDRFRTGLAAVSPGGIAVTDVDVNRPTNQLMVDIGTGVLTVMVVSIVIAMVSTAVAGASSILDRRQTYSLMHLAGTPMKVLNAARRKETLIPLVIMGGGAIATGVTLALPFAAGQGVQGSVFGLLATAALGLVGVLAAGAATRPLLASVMRDTSPRPD, encoded by the coding sequence GTGGGCAAACTGGCTTGGATGCTGCTTCGTGGCGGCGGGAAACGGGGGCTGCTGGGTTCGGCGCTCACCTTCGCCGCCGTCGCGGTGACCACCGCGTTGATCATGTTCGCGATCGCCGGTAACTTCGCCTTCGACGAGCGGGGGCAACGGTCCTCCTGGCGGGATCCGGTCGAAGCCGTCGAGACCGCCACCGCGATACAGGCGACCAAGGTCGACGCGGTAGCCGATTCCAGCATCGTGACGGTGTACCTGGCAGCCACCGGTGACGGGGCGCCACCGATCCCACCGGGAATGTCCGCGTTTCCGAAGCCCGGTGAGGTCTGGGTGTCGGAGCCGCTGCGGCAGCTGATCGAGGAGCTACCCGCCGATCAACTGTCGGACCGCTACGGAACGATCTCGGGTGTCCTCGGTGAGGAGGCCGCGATCCACAGCGCGGAGCTGGTCGCGGTCATCGGGGTCGCCCCGGACTCCCCCGCACTGACCGGTTCCCCCATGAACGGCTACTCCGCCACCGGTATCAGCGACTTCGAGGGACAGGGCGCCAGCCAGAAATACCTTCAGTACCAGGTGTACATGCTGATCGCGACCGTGCTCATGGTGGTTCCCCTGCTGGTGTTCGGCGGCGCGGCGGCACGACTCACCGTGGCCCGTCGTGATCAACGACTCGCCGCGTTGCGGCTGATCGGCGCCACACCCGGCCAGGTGGTCCGGTTGACCGTCGCCGAGGCGATGTTGACCGCCGCCGCCGGTGCCGTCGTGGGAGTCGCCGGGTACGCGGCGGCGCTGCCACTGGTGCGGTACATCGAGATCGACGGCGCCACCTGGTACCCGTCGGATCTGTGGCCGGCGTGGTGGGCGGTGGCCGCGACGGTCGCCGCGATCCCGCTGTTGGTGGGCCTGTCCGCGGTGGTCGGGTTGCGTCGCGTGGTCATCAGTCCGCTGGGAGTCGCCCGACGTCACACTCCGCCGGGGCTTCGCGCCGTACGCCTGGGCGTGTTGGCGGCGCTGATCGTGGCGTTCCTGGTCATGTCACAGCGGTTCATCGGGATGGGTGCCTTCGGACTGGCGCTGCTGGTCAGCATGTTGGGCGCCACCCTGTGGGCGATCAACCTGGTGGGGCCGTGGGTGGTCGGTCTGTTGGGCAAGATCGTCGCCGGACTGTCCCGTCGCGGCTCGACACTGTTGGCCGGTCGCCGACTGTCCGACGACCCGCGGTCGGTGTGGCGCACGATCTCAGGCATCGCGTTGACCGGTTTCGTCGCCGGGTTCGTGGGGGTGTTGCTGCCGGCGGAGGTGGGTGAGACACCCGCCGAGGTGACCATGTCGATCGAGCTGTCCAGCGACGAGGCCGAGGCGACCTCGGCGTATGTGGCCGAAACACTGGCCCCCGCCGAAGTGAGCGAACTGGAAGGCGACGGGGTCACGACCCTGATGTTCACCACCGCCAACGACCCCGCTGAACTCGACCGGTTCCGGACCGGCTTGGCGGCGGTGTCACCGGGAGGCATCGCGGTCACCGACGTCGATGTGAACCGACCGACCAATCAACTCATGGTCGACATCGGCACTGGAGTGTTGACCGTGATGGTGGTGTCGATCGTGATCGCCATGGTCAGCACCGCCGTCGCGGGCGCCTCCTCCATTCTGGATCGACGACAGACCTACAGTCTGATGCACCTGGCGGGAACCCCCATGAAGGTGCTGAACGCGGCTCGCCGCAAGGAAACCCTCATTCCACTGGTCATCATGGGCGGTGGCGCGATAGCCACCGGTGTGACCCTGGCACTTCCGTTCGCCGCCGGTCAGGGCGTCCAGGGAAGCGTCTTCGGATTGCTGGCGACGGCCGCGTTGGGTCTGGTGGGCGTCCTCGCCGCCGGTGCGGCGACCCGCCCGCTGTTGGCCTCGGTCATGAGGGACACCTCCCCTCGACCGGATTGA
- the thrC gene encoding threonine synthase, which produces MWRGLIEEFRDRLPVTEDTPVITLGEGGTALLPAPVISARTGCDVYLKVEGGNPTGSFKDRGMTVAVSKAVEAGSKAVICASTGNTSASAAAYAARAGITCAVLVPQGKIALGKLAQAVVHGAHVLQLDGNFDDCLTVASKLALDYPVSLVNSVNPDRLQGQKTASLEIVAALGDAPDVHCLPVGNAGNITAYWMGYREEVDAGTASKRPRMLGVQAAGAAPIVGGQVVSEPQTIATAIRIGNPASWTGALDARDESGGDIIAVSDRDIHSAYLLLARSEGVFVELASAASVAGLLASAANGTVPAGATVVCTVTGHGLKDPDWAVSTAPRPETIPVDAAVAARSLGL; this is translated from the coding sequence GTGTGGCGAGGCCTGATCGAGGAGTTTCGCGACCGGTTGCCGGTCACCGAGGACACTCCGGTCATCACCCTGGGAGAGGGCGGTACCGCGTTGCTGCCCGCACCCGTCATCTCGGCACGCACCGGATGCGACGTCTACCTGAAGGTCGAGGGCGGAAACCCGACCGGTTCGTTCAAGGACCGGGGGATGACGGTCGCGGTGTCGAAGGCGGTCGAAGCCGGCTCCAAAGCCGTCATCTGCGCCTCCACCGGAAACACGTCCGCGTCGGCCGCCGCCTATGCGGCACGCGCCGGTATCACCTGTGCCGTCCTGGTTCCGCAGGGAAAGATCGCGCTGGGCAAACTGGCGCAGGCCGTCGTCCACGGCGCCCACGTGCTGCAATTGGACGGCAACTTCGACGACTGCCTCACGGTGGCCTCGAAGCTGGCCTTGGACTACCCGGTATCGCTGGTCAACTCGGTCAACCCGGATCGTCTACAGGGACAGAAGACCGCGTCGCTGGAGATCGTGGCGGCACTGGGCGACGCACCTGATGTCCACTGTCTACCCGTCGGCAACGCCGGCAACATCACCGCCTACTGGATGGGATACCGGGAGGAGGTCGACGCCGGAACCGCGTCGAAGCGCCCCCGGATGCTGGGCGTGCAGGCCGCCGGTGCCGCACCCATCGTCGGCGGTCAGGTCGTCTCCGAGCCGCAGACCATCGCCACCGCGATCCGCATCGGCAACCCCGCCAGTTGGACCGGGGCGTTGGACGCCCGCGACGAGTCCGGCGGCGACATCATCGCGGTGTCCGACCGTGACATCCATTCCGCCTACCTGTTGCTGGCGCGCTCAGAGGGCGTCTTCGTCGAGTTGGCCAGCGCGGCCAGTGTCGCCGGATTGTTGGCCTCGGCGGCCAACGGCACGGTTCCGGCGGGCGCGACGGTGGTTTGCACCGTGACCGGTCACGGGTTGAAGGACCCCGACTGGGCGGTGTCGACGGCGCCTCGCCCGGAGACCATTCCCGTGGACGCGGCGGTGGCGGCGCGCTCGCTCGGTTTGTGA
- a CDS encoding peptidoglycan DD-metalloendopeptidase family protein yields the protein MNRRKLFIGLGAGIAIAGIPSIATAGEVGIQAGVWSNPTMGRITSGFKTPARPTHSGTDVANNQGTAIWAANGGKIVGVRTNSYPGDTRQGLLPGRTGNGVLIDHGGGYRTYYGHLYSAAVSVGQTVVAGQRIAAMGTTGNSTGNHLHFEVHLNGGLLNPYTFLANKGITLGSSAPAGGSGNWPTVKKGTTGARARVVQHLLNARGQKLVVDGDFATKSVDAAKAFQRSKGLVADGVIGPISWPVLVVDVKNGKQGSASKAAQTGLNRHGYGLLVDGDFGSLSVDATKKFQRSKGLVADGWIGPLTWRPLVA from the coding sequence ATGAACCGTAGAAAGCTGTTCATCGGTCTCGGTGCCGGAATCGCAATCGCCGGAATCCCCTCCATCGCGACGGCCGGTGAGGTCGGGATTCAAGCCGGTGTCTGGAGCAACCCCACGATGGGGCGGATCACCTCCGGCTTCAAGACCCCGGCACGCCCCACCCACAGTGGTACCGACGTGGCCAACAACCAGGGAACGGCGATCTGGGCCGCCAACGGCGGCAAGATCGTCGGCGTGCGGACCAACTCCTACCCCGGTGACACCCGTCAGGGCCTGCTGCCGGGCCGCACCGGAAACGGTGTGCTCATCGACCACGGTGGCGGCTACCGCACCTACTACGGACACCTCTACTCCGCAGCGGTGTCCGTCGGTCAGACCGTCGTCGCCGGACAGCGCATCGCCGCCATGGGTACCACCGGCAACTCCACCGGAAACCACCTGCACTTCGAGGTGCACCTCAACGGTGGGCTGCTCAACCCCTACACCTTCCTGGCGAACAAGGGAATCACCCTGGGGTCCAGTGCTCCGGCCGGCGGCAGTGGAAACTGGCCGACTGTCAAGAAGGGCACCACCGGCGCCCGCGCGCGAGTCGTCCAGCACCTGCTGAACGCCCGCGGGCAGAAGCTGGTCGTCGACGGCGACTTCGCTACGAAGAGTGTCGACGCGGCCAAGGCGTTCCAGCGTTCGAAGGGCCTGGTCGCCGACGGAGTCATCGGCCCGATCAGCTGGCCGGTGTTGGTCGTCGACGTCAAGAACGGCAAGCAGGGCTCGGCCTCCAAGGCGGCCCAGACCGGCCTCAACCGGCACGGTTACGGCCTGTTGGTCGACGGCGACTTCGGTTCGCTGAGCGTCGACGCCACCAAGAAGTTCCAGCGTTCGAAGGGTCTGGTCGCCGACGGTTGGATCGGTCCGTTGACCTGGCGTCCGTTGGTCGCATAG
- a CDS encoding phosphotransferase, with product MDLPRIDADQLDQWCSHHLGSRIVTERFRGGRLSVVIGAVLADGREVVIKVRKPAARLEGCFAVQSLLHASGYPAPEPILAPTPLGKWTVSVEALVEGGDELPSSGRAPWPFVSALAALVRTARPLAAGVDLQPKPSWNRWDHDEPGVWATAEDVERPFHSVAGPDWLERTGRAARERIASWQAPKVIGHGDWFRENFRWRGETLHVAYDWDSAIVETEAVIVGIAAAYVAPSVEESDAFLSAYQEVTDRRFERDELEASWATNLWLRGWKSKRQVVTGEPIRSLSEDEAIRLSVLAGL from the coding sequence ATGGACCTCCCTCGTATTGATGCCGACCAGCTCGACCAGTGGTGTTCGCACCACCTCGGATCGAGGATTGTGACCGAGCGCTTCCGGGGTGGTCGGCTTTCGGTCGTGATCGGTGCCGTGCTCGCCGACGGCAGGGAGGTCGTCATCAAGGTTCGGAAACCTGCTGCCCGCCTCGAAGGCTGCTTCGCCGTACAAAGTCTGCTGCACGCTTCCGGGTATCCGGCTCCTGAGCCGATTCTCGCGCCCACTCCGCTTGGGAAGTGGACTGTCAGCGTCGAAGCGCTGGTCGAGGGCGGGGATGAGCTCCCGTCTTCGGGGCGGGCTCCGTGGCCGTTCGTGTCGGCTCTCGCAGCGCTCGTGCGCACCGCCCGTCCGTTGGCCGCCGGTGTTGACCTCCAACCGAAGCCGTCGTGGAACCGCTGGGATCATGACGAGCCGGGGGTGTGGGCGACTGCCGAGGACGTCGAGCGGCCCTTTCACTCGGTGGCGGGTCCGGACTGGCTGGAACGGACCGGCCGTGCTGCGCGCGAACGGATCGCTAGTTGGCAGGCGCCGAAGGTCATCGGCCACGGCGACTGGTTCCGGGAGAACTTCCGCTGGCGTGGTGAAACGCTTCACGTCGCGTACGACTGGGACAGCGCAATAGTGGAGACGGAGGCGGTGATCGTGGGTATCGCCGCGGCCTACGTGGCCCCGTCCGTCGAGGAGTCGGATGCATTCCTCTCGGCGTACCAGGAAGTGACCGACCGGCGGTTCGAACGTGATGAGCTTGAAGCAAGCTGGGCGACCAACCTGTGGCTACGGGGGTGGAAGTCCAAGCGGCAGGTGGTGACCGGCGAGCCGATACGGTCGCTGTCCGAGGACGAGGCGATCCGGCTGTCCGTGCTTGCCGGGCTCTGA
- a CDS encoding response regulator — protein sequence MTIRVLIADDQQMVRTGFRMILDAQTDIEVVAEAADGVEAVELARKLRPDVCLLDIRMPKQDGLQAAMLLSGPAVADPLRVVIVTTFDMDEYVYSALRAGASGFLLKDAGPALLIEAVRAAAGGEALVSPSITVRLLRHLSKPPAAPRVNPLSERELDVVERVARGRTNSEIAADLFLSVSTIKTHLESVRAKIGVRNRVEIAAWAWENNIVG from the coding sequence ATGACCATCCGGGTCTTGATCGCCGACGACCAGCAGATGGTGCGAACCGGCTTTCGCATGATCCTGGACGCCCAAACCGACATCGAAGTCGTCGCCGAGGCCGCCGACGGTGTCGAAGCCGTCGAACTGGCCAGAAAACTGCGCCCCGACGTGTGCCTGCTCGACATACGAATGCCCAAACAGGATGGACTCCAGGCGGCGATGCTGCTGTCGGGTCCGGCGGTGGCCGATCCGCTGCGCGTCGTCATCGTCACCACCTTCGACATGGACGAATACGTCTACAGCGCGCTGCGTGCCGGGGCCAGCGGATTTCTCCTCAAAGACGCGGGACCGGCACTACTGATCGAAGCGGTGCGTGCCGCCGCCGGCGGCGAGGCACTCGTCTCGCCCTCCATCACGGTTCGCCTGCTGCGACACCTCTCCAAGCCACCGGCTGCGCCCCGAGTCAATCCGCTGAGCGAACGCGAACTCGACGTCGTCGAACGCGTCGCACGCGGCCGCACCAACTCCGAGATCGCCGCCGACCTGTTCCTGTCGGTCTCCACCATCAAGACCCACCTGGAATCGGTGCGCGCCAAGATCGGCGTCCGCAACCGCGTCGAAATCGCCGCCTGGGCTTGGGAAAACAACATCGTCGGCTGA
- a CDS encoding sensor histidine kinase: MFTSDQIHRIGRFLIRLSLAAVLMMFAFLSLLAGGFVGDTVATLIPGLLAIGLILIGDSRLPWAAIPVAAVSLLTTLFTGSLDVPPTPAMWLAESGALLILTLWTIRLWSARLGRTAVGLLIAALLLLPLRLGVTSSLAGMLFSEIVIMFGLAVAVVWGLYLRSIDVRRQRALANVQRSERIELARDLHDFVAHHVTGIVVQAQAAQYIPATDHAKVTESFAAIEKAGVEALASMRRLVGILRDDDAGGGSRPLGDLDQLRTLVERFNVGEVYASLYLSPEFSAATTPPEISATLYRVAQEALTNIRKHSHHVATVSVVVSGGADSVEIAIRDDGQPGGHRSRLASLGGGYGLAGLSERLTALGGSLTAGPRPEGGWEVIGRVPTTGPDGRWESAAGIRRRPPKTMEST; this comes from the coding sequence GTGTTCACCAGCGACCAGATCCATCGCATCGGGCGGTTCCTCATCCGACTCTCGCTGGCCGCAGTGCTGATGATGTTCGCGTTCCTGTCACTGCTGGCCGGCGGATTCGTGGGCGACACCGTCGCCACCCTCATCCCGGGGCTGCTCGCGATCGGGTTGATCCTCATCGGCGACAGTCGGCTGCCGTGGGCGGCGATACCGGTCGCGGCGGTGTCCCTTTTGACGACGTTGTTCACCGGTTCCCTCGACGTGCCACCGACCCCGGCGATGTGGCTGGCCGAATCCGGGGCACTGCTCATCTTGACGCTGTGGACCATTCGGTTGTGGAGTGCGCGGTTGGGCCGAACCGCCGTCGGACTGTTGATCGCGGCACTGCTGTTGCTGCCGTTGCGTCTGGGGGTCACCTCCTCCCTGGCGGGAATGCTGTTCAGCGAGATCGTGATCATGTTCGGCCTGGCGGTCGCCGTGGTCTGGGGCCTGTACCTGCGCAGCATCGACGTGCGGCGGCAGCGTGCCCTGGCCAACGTGCAGCGATCCGAGCGCATCGAACTGGCCCGCGACCTGCACGACTTCGTGGCACACCACGTCACCGGGATCGTGGTGCAGGCGCAAGCCGCCCAGTACATTCCGGCCACCGATCACGCCAAGGTCACCGAGTCCTTCGCCGCGATCGAGAAAGCCGGCGTCGAGGCCCTGGCGTCGATGCGTCGACTCGTCGGCATCCTGCGCGACGACGACGCCGGGGGAGGATCCCGCCCACTCGGCGACCTCGATCAGCTGCGGACCCTGGTCGAACGGTTCAACGTGGGCGAGGTGTACGCGTCGCTGTACCTGTCACCGGAGTTCTCGGCAGCCACCACGCCACCTGAGATCTCGGCGACCCTGTACCGGGTAGCTCAAGAGGCCCTGACCAACATCCGCAAACACTCCCACCACGTGGCCACGGTGTCGGTGGTGGTCTCCGGCGGTGCCGACAGCGTCGAGATCGCCATCCGCGACGACGGACAACCCGGCGGGCACCGCAGCCGCCTGGCCAGTCTCGGCGGCGGGTACGGTCTGGCGGGACTGAGCGAACGCCTCACCGCGCTGGGAGGTTCGCTCACCGCAGGTCCCCGGCCCGAAGGTGGCTGGGAGGTGATTGGCCGCGTGCCGACGACCGGACCGGACGGACGCTGGGAATCGGCCGCGGGCATTCGTCGGCGGCCACCGAAGACAATGGAGAGCACATGA